TGACCGGGATTAGGGCCTCCattgtggttgtgtgtgtgtgctgggtaCCTCAGATCGCGTTCCACTCGGCTGGCGATTAATCCGCGCACATTAAGGCCGTTCTTTTCGGCTTTTTCTGGTTGACGCGAGCAccgaaattatttttgcaatGCGCCAGTGTTGCACAGCGAATTTATACTGCTCTACTGACGGGGCTGCCACACCGCTGGAACGTATTCACTGGACTTTGCTGCTATCGCCAATCACTAGCTTAGGCTGCCACCTTGCGCTATAGTGCTGCCACACTATTTTATGGGTGAGCTTTGTCAGCGCGCCATATTTGAATAGAAGCTGAACTTTTTCGAGTTTTAAGTGTTTCCACTTTTGCCCGTTGGCTGCATACATCAAATACTTTACCACAAAAAaggttaaaatatttattacttgCTGTTTATACCACACTGATTTTCTTCGTCAGACAACGCAAGAGTAATTAAGAAATGTATACTTGAACTTAactttttcctcctttttttgtctcctagttttcattttccttacGTGTTATGCACATTGGGAGATTGTATTGATGTCTACCAAACTGCAGTCCTTACAAACAATCTGAGAACTCTTACACACCACAACCCAAAGTCGGCAGAAtctcaatatatatttatcgtATTTAACAAATAGTGCAGTTTCACCTTTTCTGGATACCCTTTCAGACCTAATGGTGTATAAGAAAATATACGtttaatatacattaaaaatattattttaaatattacctATTTTCAAAACTCTTCAATGCCAGTTGTTTATGAGataataaacaaactaaactTGCAATACTCCCGAGAGGCCAAAGAAACCTTAAAGTTGGAGCATGGAACTGCAGCCAAGTGGTCAGACCACGTGCCCAAACAGGGAAAAGGGACCAATTGGGGTCCAGCCTCAAGTGCTCGAGATTTGCATGGGCGGTTAGTGGGGGGAATCCCCCGGTTGTTGTAAGAATCGAAGGGCGGTTCTGTGGCCCAACAAAAAAGGGGGCTGCCCGACTATTGCTCAACCACATTCGATTGCCTGCCGTGCATTGTGGGCGAAATGCTGGGCTCATCTGTCGTTTTTATCGGTTTATTTCAATGTTCGAGGATGCTTGTCGCCCGGTACACTAAGCATTCAAATTTCGATAGTGGCCTGGCCCAAATGGACCAGAATATTggacgtatatatatatatgtatatccatgTGTAGAGCTGCCCCCACTCACGTTTGCATCATCTGTCCTATTTGATAACAGTTCCCATTGTTGTTTGCCAGCTCCTCTTGGCTTTCGCCCAATTGAAAATGACAATGAAAATTGTTACGAGTTAGCTGATATCATTTTGCAATGCTCGCTTATCTCTTTAATGGCTTCCGAGCGATTTGAATATACTTTGCATGATTTAAGATGGCTTCTTTAGAGCCAGTGAAGtacataattatttaactATATTGTTTGGGATCTATATGAACAATAGTTTGATGATATTTCTGATCTTATAGTGCTAGGacttataattttaatcaTTCTACTTCAAAATTagtttggccaaaatgccTAAAAACTCCATCCATGAAACTTTGATCATTCAACTTGGGATACTGACTAATCTCATTTTTTGCCCcattattatacattttggcattttgcgcACTGCAAGTGGGCTTCTTTAGCATTTTCATAGATAAACTTTCGGCTCCCAATTAACAAATTTGGCCGGCAACTTTGCCGGCACACCTCTGcagtgtctgtgtgtctgtgtgtttgagtgtgtataaatatttcaaaatttccCCCCATCAAATTGGCATTGTTGGACCGGGGAACTTTCGTATCTCTGGCTTGACAACTTGCCGAAATGTGCGGCGTGGAAAACTTCTTGAGTTTGAGTTGACAGTTATTGCGAAAGGCGGGGGGAGTGGGGATAGGGatgggccacgccccttctGGTGGGGCGGACtattaatttgataatttCACGGCTGAATGCAAATTTGGTGTCAGGGTCCTTGGCTCTCTAATTGACTGACGAATActtaaaatatgaatttcaAATGAAGTTCAGCCATTGTCTGCTGGCCTCCTTCTTTTCCTGCTCTTCGACTTGGCGCGATTAATTATGgagtgatgatgatggtggagctgaagttggagctggagctggatggagatggagccgCCTCTGCCCTCCGGTGGAGCATTAATCATGTGAAAGTAATTTTGCGCATTTGCATGCGTTGCAGAAAGCGATAATTTTCATCCATCACTTTCAAGTGTTTCCGCAGGATTATAGTGCAGCAAGGACTGCCAACTGCCTTTCGCTGTCATATCCTGCGTGTGTGCAGGATGGGGAGTTGCCTCATTATCCATCGCCATGTCGTCGTCAATTATTCTTGTTCTACAGGCTGCCTGGAAGAACTTTGCATTTAGTTGATGAGCTCTTCTGCCCTGATGGAAACCACCAATTCCTACTGCACcccagctcctccagttccttctgctcctcctgctccttcctGCTCCTTCCTGCTCcttcctgctccttctgctcctcctgctcctttgcTGCTCTGGTCTTTTGTGCCTCGATGCCTTTGGTTTTCGGGACTCGGCTTTCATCTTTCGGCTGACTGCCAGTTGATCAATGGCTCTGCCCGTTTTCCATGGTGTTTCATGCAATTACGTATttatattgcgtatacgccatgtggaTACGACGGCTGGCTGAGAAGAGAAGAGCCCTTGAAGTATGTTCTTTGCCACAACTGCAGCAATAATGAACTTTGATTTTACCCTTCGCAATTCCCGGAATCATGAATGTTCCACAGCTTGTGGCCAGGCTGCAAAATGCGAAGCACGAGCTGGCAAATATTCGATATAATTGCTGATTGATGCGGTTTGAAGAGGATTGCGCCTTTAAAACCAAACTTGCTCGAAACTATTCAACCAAACAAACTGACTCAAAGTAatattctatatacatatatgtatttataatctCATAATATGTTCTTATATCTATGTCGCTACTCATAACCATCACTTAACCCATTAGAGGACCATAAAGTGTGCCCATAACCGACTCTATCAAGTGGCCCGAGTTACGAGGGCCATGTGTGCAGCCACTTGGTTGGGTTTTCGGTTGCTCCCCAGTTCTTGGCAGGATGTGGTTAGCATTTAGCAGATGTCGCCGCTCTTGGCACCCAGCTCCTAGGCCATTAATCTGCCTGGGAACGCGGCTGCCAGATGCCTGCTTCTTGGCGAAAAGTGCGAAAGTATCGCGCACATGtttcacttatttattttttggcaatgCTTCGGCTGCATGTTTAATTGGATTTGCTGCTAAGCGGTATTAGAAATGTGGGTGAAAAAGGGGGGCACATTTGCATACTCCAGCTGTGGCGGAAAACCTCGGGGGAAAACCTCAACACACTGGAAAAATAGGGGGGCAAATCAAAGCAGATTGAAATTCGAGGgaatacaataatattttaaaattcccACTTGCTATGCTTTCTATACAATTCCTTACATTCTGCcaggaaatattttaaattattttatattaaaattcctatcaaatatattcaaattcgGTTGGAAAATCTTTTTCAGAGTGCCGCTGCGAGGCGACAACAAGCAAGTGTAAATTTCACTTGAACTGATAATTTCACTCAATTTGTGAGCGCTGATGAGCaaagttttcccatttgcatGCGACTACGTGTGCCGGCTttttcccccgcttttccacgcctcctcctcctcctccttcaccTCCAGATGCAAGTTTCCATCTTTCAGCTTTCGTTTCTCCTTCATCTGGCACTGCTGCTGAATGTgatgatttcttttttttgtcgtCGTCGCCGAGTTGAAGGTGCCAATTAGGGATTTCCGCCTCAATTACTTTTGCGAGCACACGAGCAGCGAGTTTGTATGATTTTCGCATGACAAACTTGGGGCTTTCACATCGACGTCATCATCCTCTTTCCCCTTTCCACCGTCCCCCCTGGGCAAATGACTGTTTCCCTTGGCGAAGTATTCACTTCCCctaaaaatgtaattgcaCGGAGTGCGCCCCGAAAATGTTGGGTGTGCGTGATCAGAAAAAAACTCGTTTGCATTTTACATGTTTCATCTGCAGGTGCAAAAAGCTGGAATGCATAGTTCATGTGGCTTTCCCAGCGACTTggtaatttccatttccatttctgctGAATGCGTTTCTAGCTCCTTGATTGGCTCTGCGATTACGCCAAAATGATTGCGAATATGTGAAAACGCAGATGGAAATCTTCAAAGTGCTCAGCTTGAAGATttagtaataaatataaatataaagtagtataaagttgaaaagtatgtaacaggcataaggcagcgtttccgaccacattATACCTCATaccataaagtatatatattcttgatcaggatcaatagctgagtcgatctgcccatgtccgtctgtccgtccgtctgtccgtatgaacgtcgagatttaAGGAACTAcgaaaactagaaagttgagattaagcatacagactccagagacatagatgcagcgcaagtttgtcgattcatgttgccacgcccactctaacgcccacaaacgggGTAGATCGAGGTACATCTAAATGCAGCAGGCAGCAAGCCGGAAAAGCCATTTCATAAGCCAACAGACAAACGGGTATCTGTAAATTCTAAATACATGGCCATCGGAGAGGCGGAGGATTGGAGGATTGGAGGGGCGCCTTTCAAATCAAAACCAATAGGGCTAACGACAAAGGCAAACGTTTCCGTAGCTTTTGTCAAGTCACGAAAAGGCCAAGAGAAGCACTTAGGAATATTGCATTGCATACACACGGCATCGAATCGAAGTGGTTAGATCgtaatcggaatcggaatcggaggcACAGAATCGAAAGGATGCAGGGGGGAAACGGGGTCAAGTCAGATGTGTGACGATTCCGGATGGATCCTTGGCTCGTCCTGCTGCTTAAGTGTAATTAAATTCACCCAAACTCACTCcaccccctttcccccttaAAGTGTTGCTCATCAAATGGATTGATTTATGATGATGCCCTCCCTTCTGCTCGTCCTTCCCATCCTGGCTGACGAGGCATGACATAATAAATCGCCATGTCCTGGATCCTGGAGTTCAGGGTGTGCTGGATGTCCTGGTTGTGCTGGATGTCCTGGCACAATGACAgcccaacacacacacatgagaCGAGCGCAGAgatttgaaaattaatttgcgaAAAGTTTCGCCTACTCAAATCTCGCCTTTCACATTTCGcatcctgcgtcctgcgtcctgcgcgCCAAACtcgtatttatatttattatttaatttcgctTGTGTACTTTGGCGTATTTTTACGCTCCACTGCCGCCTCGTTCTTTTGCTGCGTTGACGGcaaagttaaatttttattgttgtttgactttgttaaatgatttttattgcctttCAGCAGCTAGCTGAAAGGCTCCCGCCAAGGAGCAGCGAAGAAAGGCGAAGCCCTGGCCTTTGTAGGAATTTAATATAACTGCTGTGACCATATTGCCGAGCAAACAATGCAGTTGCTCCACTTTTTCGATGCCCCTCCATGTCCTTTATTGCTCCGGGATTTATTGGGGCTCTCCGCTGAGTTTGACGGTCCGTTTTCAGATATGGATGCCCTTTGATTGTTTAGCATGTACTGCCAAATTGCCAAGTTTCTCAGCCAGGCGAACGCTTCAAGTTTGCCGGCATAACTCATAAGCATCTCTCGCAAaatcaaactgaaaactgagaactgaaaactgaaaacctgTAAGTACAAACGTAAAAAGCAGTCTCCAGTCTCGGTAGGAAACCACAACAAAGGCGCCtagaaatttaatgaaaagccTTGGCACACAGCTGCACACAACTTCAACTATTCaaatagaatatataaaacaagttCCACTTTTGCTAAGAAGTAatgttgtatatttataatagcTCTATGCTATATTCTGCTCTCTTTGGCCCTAGATGCTATTTTGTTGGCCCGGACTGTAGCTGTATATTCACTGAAAGAACTTTTCCGGTCACCACAATAAAGGAGTCTTCCAGGAGCCAAGAACCTGCTGTTCAAACACGCTTTTTTGTGGTTGGTTGAAAGAGTTTGGccgcaaatttaattacagctCCTGACAACGACCACATTTAGTCGACGAAAGCAAAGACAactaaatatgaaatatgaaatatttcgaaatttatgtaatatttttatttcaacttCAAAGGTGCAAGCACAAGACTGCAATTTGAGTTTAGTTTCGAATGGAATTTACATGCAATGCCAGTTTAAAGGGACTGCAATGCATTATTCATAGCTTAACACTTAACTTTAGTGCTCGGCTGCAAACTCGCATCAGCTTAATGGGTTAATTATCCTGGCAGATGTGGTGGCCGACAGGCTGAGCTTCAAATTTGCTGTCCGCGCCCGTGGAAATGATTAATTGCAGTTTGCTGGCATCGCAAATGCCGATGCCTGGCAATGAGCGAGTGCAATGAGTGCACGTCAAATGAATTGCATAATCAGCTGTCAATTACAGTCCTGTCAGAGGATACTGCGCTGCTGGAAGGATCAGATCGGATCCTTTATTCGCTGCGCCAGCGGCATTAAACAAATTGCTCTGCAGGCCGTCGGCAATGAATGAGTTCTGAATGGTTGCCAAGCGAACAATGGCGGCGACTCTCGATTAGAACGAATAGTTTCCATGGAGTGCATGCAGTGCATGGCTGCATTTGTGTCAACTGGATTGTTATGCATGTTTGCATTACTGAGCGGTATATCTTTTTTCCATCCCCATCTCCCTTTTCCCCCGTGCAGCAATTGTCCTTCGAAGGACAATGTACGCATTGCGTCACTGCGAGAGATACGCCCATTGTTCGAGCCGAAACAAAGGCAAGCCAGGCCAGGCCaagccaaatccaaatccaaagccTGCCTGCCATGCCCTCCTGAGTTGAGCTGAGCATTTTGCTCGGCCTCGGCTTTAGTCATAGTTTTAATCTCACTAATGGCTGGCAGGGTTTCAAGTCGATGGCTACACagccacacagccacacagGACCTGCTGCTCATGTCACAAAGGTCCTTCGCTGCACACGACAATTCAATTTCGCCCCCATTCCCAAAAAGAATACAGATGCCATGCACAATGCGAGACACACATGGCAAGGGTTATGTTTTAAAAGTTTAGACGGCCTTAAAAAACTCATGAAAAAGCCCTTGTGATACCAGAAAAAGTTACTGAAACTGCTTGTTGGTCGTGATTCACAATGCGTTACGTCACTAAGTCAATTGGCACCTTTGAATAAGTGAAGAGTGAATCATTCGATCGGCCAACTCATAAGAGAACTCAGTAATTTATTGAGTGTTGAGCCACGAAAAAAGCTCCCTTGAAAACCCGAGAACAAAACTAGAGAAGATCAGTAGCACACGGAATCTCGGCTGGCAAACAGGTTGCTGTCGCAATGAGGAAACTGCAAATATTGGGATTTCTGTTCACGGTGGCTTCTATAACCCTTGGCACTACTTTCGCTTGTAAGGCGGCATAATACGCATAATTGctgattaaataaaacttgttTCGAATTGCAGATCCCAGGGCGAAGACCTCGTATGTAAATGACTTTGTCTTTCCCACCGACGACGTGGACGTCATTCGCCCTTGGCAGCAGTACACAAATGAGCACTCATCGCAGTCCAGAGACTTGAAATTGGCCAAATGCACTGACTTTCGTATGGAAGACGCTGCTGGCACTGCTCGTCTGATCTTCATCAGCTACAGGAAAGTGGAGGATCCGCTGCAGAGCCTAAAAAAGGTGCTGAATGGCGAACTCAATCTACCGGAACTTGTGGATGGCCTGAGAGTAGTGAGCCGTGGGAAAAACCGCTTGGTTTTTGAGCTGCCCAGCGCTCTGGATGCTCTTTTCACACTGAACAGTTACTGCAATTTATATCGCGATCGTAACGATGCCAACTATGAAATCATCAATGTTGATACTGGTTAATAAACTGCGGtaataatgaatataattgTACGCGAAAGGCATAAATCGTCATCAGCATAACTTGGCCACACATGTGACTCATGCTGAGATACTCGTACATTggagttttggttttggttttggccaacagcaatCTTCGCACGGGTGGTAATCCCCAGTGGGAATCACCAAAGTGAAACCTCGTTCGCAGCCAACTAAACTAACTAATGTTTGGCCCAGCCAAACAATCGAAGCCCATAAATACGTGGATGTGATTCGGCTTGGCTTGCGATGGTCGCCAGGTGAAAGAGCCACCTGGGCAACATGCatacatgtacatacgtacacgAATGCAATTAAGTTTGTTCGGCGGCATAACGCGTTTGGTGGGGGGCTGGCTTGTTTATTGCCATCGCTGGTTTTGTATTAACTGGGCTGGGAAGGAGCCCACCCCACGGAAGCCAAAGTCCTGGTTGTTGTCGCGCTGGTTGCCCTCGCTGTTGAACATGGCCACAATGGCCTGGAATGGGGTCTGCAGGATGCCAGGATAACAGGGTACGAGGGTACGAGGATACCAGGATACCGCTGCAGCAGGGGTACAAGGACACAGGGGTACATGGAGGTGTAAGGGAAATGGGCGAGCGGAGCTTTACAATTTACACATTAATTATGAGCAGACATGTGTTGTAGGCGTTTTGGCCAGGATCCTGGTGCGCCTTGCGACGCGGTAACAGGTGCCTCCAGTGACTTCATTGCCTCCTCCGTTGCACTGGTAAAAACCATGCCAAGTTGTAGCCATTCCACTGCCAGAGATTGCACTAGTTGGCTAGTTTTTCGGCGAGTGCACCAAGTATGCAAATTCAGGCTAGGCAAAATATGCCCCTGGCCGGCTTTTATGGCAGCGAATTAATGAACGCAGCCAACGAGGCTGGCAAGGACGTGGGGTAGGTCATTATTTTGCCCATGTCCCTGCTCCTGCGGCTCCCCCTTACCCCCCTGCTGCAATGCATTGCGGCCTGGTCAGCTTGTGGCAACCCCGAGGACGCCGCCGCCGTGTGCAATAATAGCAATAATTTATCACCCCGGACCCAAATTATGCACGAACTCAATTGTgcgtgaaattaaattttaagcgCCAAACAGGACGACTCGACTTGTCGGCTCGGCCTCTCTCCTGTTTACCCCAATAATTTGGCCAATTTCACTTGAGACCGGCCCACAAGACTACCGGCCcagaatataattgaaaatatttccaattGCTCGGTTGCGGCCACAAAtgacatgtgtgtgtgtggccggCATTTGTTTAGCACTAATTGGGAGTTTCTTGCTTTGGCTTGAAGTGCCCTTACcgaattaatgaaatattaatgCCGTCTTTAATTGTGCTGCTGGGTTATCTGCACTCAAAGTGCCATGCAAATGCACACTTGGAAAAGCAATTTGAGCTTGCAAAATGCGCTTAATTAAGACTTGCGGATTAAACTGGCCATTAAATGGAgctcaaatatatattttttgtgtttcgtaAATAGAAACGAAGTGCACACTTGGTGGCCAAATCAAAGCAAATCCTCCTGCGTCTCAAATAACTTTTCCCAATTTACTTTCAGCTCCAGCGCAAACTTTGAGAGCTCAAAGCGACCGAGGGTCAGTGGGTATAAATTGGCAAATTGTCGGCGCAGAATTCTCGAAGGACATAAAATACCAAAACTTTCGATTGCATTTTTGTCGCCGAAGTACCTCTGATTgccttaaaaataatttattgagtCAATTGACTTTTGCAGCGAACTCCCCGCCGCCTTCGTCTCCGCAAATAAACGCACTGCAATCGAACTTACAATCTCCGGGGAATCCCACACATGTGAACTCACATGCACACTCACATTCACACTCACATTCACTTGATTTGATTGTGTTGACTCTGGCTGTGACTAtgactctgactctgacttCGATTCAGACTGAGACTCTGAATCTGCAGAGGGAAATAAACTTAAGTGCAGCAGCCACGTTCCTGAGTTCCAAAGGAACTCGATTCGCTTCGATTCGATTGCGttcgaaatttgaaatttattgcgGCCGGAGTTTGAGTTCGTTCACATGGCACAAGTTAAAGCTCCGGTTACATTTACATGACTCATTCAAACTCCGGCACTTGCTCATTTTGAGGACAGAGACGGTGACGGAGACGGAGTTGGGGAAAAAGTCCGGACATTTGCGAAATTCCTACTCAAACTCCGGGCACACATGTCAATTCAATTCGATCGGAGGACCGTGACGAACGAAGAAGGCCTATGAAGGAGCCCAAGTCGAGTCCTTGTTTCCTCCGGGGAGCTCCTCTATTCTAACTCCACTGGAAGCCCACATGTCTATGGCCACATGGTTTGGCCAAATAAAAACGTCTCCCTTTCATTCAGTTTGATTGACAGGCGGAGTCGAGTCGAAGATGGGTACTGTCTCGTTGAATATGTCCTGTGGCTTGTCACCGAAATATCCTTTATAATTGGAAGGCATTTCCATATGCCAGGACGCACTCACTCACTTCAGCTCTGGCTAAACATGAAATAGGATTTCAATAATTGATTATGTCGCAATTGTGTTTATAATGGGAATAAGCCAATGAAAGAAGCTCTTTTCTATGCCAAGTTATACAGGACTTGTGATATTCAGTATGATTATGATTGTATGATTAGTTGTAAGATTGATTTTAACAagtttaaataacttttatgTTTACctaatgatttattttataattttctatGCCTGTCGAAGTGTTCTCCACTCATATTCAGCAATTTGAGTGGAAACCCACCACGAATTCAGCAGCCACATCGCCGTAGTTCGGCTACAAGCGAAGCAAAGCTGCAGAAATTGTAGCTTTGTGGTCGTGTGGAAGCTGAGTGCTTCGCTGGGATTGCGTATAAGAGTGGCGCCGTGTATGAAAATTGATGGTAAACAAATTATTGAGTAAACCATACAGATAAACTAATAAATGCGTACATAATCACCCAAGTGCAGTACTTTGAATAAATATTCTCTCTTTTTGAGTAATACTTTTTAAGTAATTGAATTCATAGACGCATTCAACGAAGCAAATCAAGTAAATCGGAGATTTATGCCAGCGTAACGAAAAAATCGCATAGgaattttgtttgaaattggATTTATTGCAACTACTAAAGCGAAAAGATGAAAAATGTGTATCAATCCGTTGTTGGCAAAGGATGCTGCAAAATTCAGCAAAATGCTGCAAAATGCTGAAGGCAAATACTTTATACTTGATACTTTATGGTTTCGCATTTGGTAGTTATTCGATACTTTTTGGGGGAATTGCTGGACAACAAGATTGTGTGCCATAAATAATGCCAAATCGAatatcataaatattaaaaacaattttcattttgccaagtttttcgGGCAGCACAAGTgcaaattgtatttcatttcaacTTAAAATGGGGTTAGAGAAGCTGTGTAACTTAGACTTTCTCAATCAATGAAGAAAGTGAGTAACTATTTGAAAATACACGCTGTGATAAATGGACACGCTTGATTGTAgcttttatgaatttaattgagttttcaGTGTGGGAAATATGCCAGCCCCTTTGTGATTTTGCTATCAAGTAACGCTTTTGTCTCTTTGTGGGccgcttaattaatttatttaattacactcccatttgcattcatttttaaacAGCTGCCAATGCTTCCATTTCACTGCCATCGTGTCTGTTTATGTTGCCTGCAAATGAATAACAAActgaatgaaaatataaatatctatcTGCATTATGCGTCGAGTGAGTACTTTTATCATtcgcttttgctgttgctgttgcttttgttgcattgACATTGGCTTAAAGCGAATGGAAAATCAATTAGGAAACGTAATGGCCTGGAAGTAATCATAAATTGGGTTGAAATAAATCGCAACAATTTTAAAGCTAATCCCACATAAATCGAATAAAGTCCACGAATTGAAGGCTTTTCGGCCGGGGATCAgcataaaattgaaattttaatgacCATAATAATGCGTAGCTGAACCAGAAAACCCTTTTACGAAAGGATTTAAAAAGTTGAGAGTCCTCGCAAAAAAGGGCAAGCAAAGGCAGTTAAATTGTATCATCAAATTAAATCCAAAGTCGTAACCTTTTTCAAGAAGAATTTCCTTTCCATCAGGTGATTcatactttttaattagcGTAATGcacaaataatatattttgttagcTAAAGTCTTTTATTAATACAACTAATTGACTTTTTGTGTTGGTCATTtctataattttaaattgactAAAATTGGAACTCTGGTTTGCTGGCAATTAGTGTAAttgcagttttaatttttagtgGTTTTAAACTAAACGCTTAATTTGGCAAccgcaatttaaatttttgattCCAGTGGCCGAGCCAATAAATTACTCAATGAAGTGCTGAAAATCTAGTTTTTTAAGGATTCATCCAATGAAAATCCActgatataaatataaatatattgcaCTAGTATCAAGTAAGTCGCATGCATTTATGTAACGAAAGCCAGTTTCACATGATTTGGCCATGTGATTTTGGGGTCTAAAATGCCTGCAACTCTGATTTGCTCTGATTTGCATCGGAATCCAAATAAAGAACCCGGCTGGCAGGCGgacacatgcatacatattcAGAAGGATTTCGCATGCGGCGCacatttttgaatacatttgaCAATTTTCGTAAGAGAAATgagaaatatttgcatttacttgagtagcagcagcgacaacgacgacgacgacgactgcgAGGAATACGACGACGGCAatgcaaaaatgtaatttccaTGAAAGCAGCCAACTCCGGAGACGAAATGGCTGGAATCCACGAGACGTGGGCGAGGGTGTCTGCCTGCAGAGTCCGTAGTCCGGAGTCACGAGCCAAGCGGGAGTCATCCGAAGTGGCTGCAAGTGCGCAGGCATTCGGACAACTCGGCAGGGCTTCCACCAAGCCCTGGGCTTCACTGTGATCCCAGCATGCAtggctgcactgcgagaaaatagTTGTGCTGCCCCAGTAGCCAACTACTTAGATGAGAGCCAACTTTGAGATGAGAGCCAACTTTCAGCCAACAGCTAAGCAGTTAATAGCTGCCAGCTGAGATGTGTGTTCAATAACCTTGGCGAACCTGCATGAAAGACGCACTGATTTTTGCCAGTGTAAAACTGTGAGGGCGGGGAAAGTTTATGGTGTGCGGAGAGAGGAAGTGGCGGCGTTGACGGCGGTGTCTATTGTGCGGGTTAGCAGCGGCTGCATTTGCATCCCGACAGCAGA
This genomic stretch from Drosophila teissieri strain GT53w chromosome 2L, Prin_Dtei_1.1, whole genome shotgun sequence harbors:
- the LOC122626551 gene encoding uncharacterized protein LOC122626551 — its product is MRKLQILGFLFTVASITLGTTFAYPRAKTSYVNDFVFPTDDVDVIRPWQQYTNEHSSQSRDLKLAKCTDFRMEDAAGTARLIFISYRKVEDPLQSLKKVLNGELNLPELVDGLRVVSRGKNRLVFELPSALDALFTLNSYCNLYRDRNDANYEIINVDTG